The DNA sequence GACCCGAACTGCCCCAAGAACCGCGAGTTCTGCGATGACCTCGCCAACTGGAAGGCCATCTGCAACGACATCTGGATCTGGAACTACAACACCAACTTCGCAAGCTACGACCTCCCCTTCCCGAACCTCCGCGTTATCGGCCCCAACGTCGACTACTTCCTCAACAACAACGTCCACGGCCTCTTCATGCAGGCCGCCGGCAACTGCATGAGCGCCGAACTCAGCGACCTCCGGAACTACGTCATCACCCACACCATCTGGAATCCCGCCGAAGGCGGCTGGGCGCGCGTCGAAGAGTTCTGCAACCTCCACTACGGCCCCGCCGCGCGGCCCATCCTCGACTACCTGACCTACCTCCACGACAACGCCGAAGCGCGCGGCGTCCACCCCGAGTGCTTCCCCACCGGGCTCGAAGTCGGCCTCGACCAGGACGTCGCCCTGAAGGCCCTCGACTACTTTAAGCGGGCCATGGCCCTCGCCCCCGACGACGCCACCCGCGCCCGCGTCGAGAAGGCCAGCCTCAGCGCCTACAAGGCCCTGGTCGCCACCAGCGGATCCACCCGCTACGAGGACGGCATGTGCTACCTCGATATCCCCGCCGAATACGGGACCCTCATCGACGACTACATCGCCCTGGGCCGAAAGCACGGCCTCACCATGGCCCGCGAAACCGTCACTGCGGAAGACTTCTTCAACGAGATCAAGGGCATGACCCAGGGCTTCCCCGCGGTCCAGCTCGAAAACCCCGTCTGGCGCGTCACCGTCCTCCCCGGCGAAAACGGCAAGCTCGCCGCCATGTTGCATAAGCCCTCCGGGCGCGACGTCGCCTTCCCCCGCGGCCGCATGTTCAACCGCCACCGCGCCATGGAAGAGTGGGGTATCCTCGGCTTCACGGACAAAGACCTCTTCGAATTCCACGCCGAAAAAACCGGGAACGGCGTCACCATGACCGCCGGCATCGACGGGCGCATGGCCATCGAGCGCCGCATAGAGTTCGACCCCGCCAATCCCGATCGCGTCCTCTTTCGCACCCGCATCACCCACCAGGGCGCCGAACCAGCCGATTACCAGGTATGGGTCCACCCCGAATACGACAGCGACAGCACCTCGGACGACGAAAACGTGCTCGCCGCCTACATCAACAACGGCGGCTGGCGGCTCGTCAACACCGAATACAAGATCGACCGCGGATCAAACGACGCCCTGCTCCAGAATCCCGACGGCGGCTTCGCCTTCTACAACCACGAGAAGAACTTCGGCGTCATACAGACCTTCAACCCCGCCCAAATCCAGCGCGCCAAGCTCTTCTGGCATCCCAGCCGCTCCCAGGTAAACCTCGAGCTCTACACCACCGTCAAAAAACTCAATCAGGGCGAATCACTCGAATACGGCTACGAAATAGCCTGCCTCCAGGCCCCACCCCGCTAATCGCAAGGCCAAAGCCCCAACAACAAACCTGCCCTGGACTCCCGGGACGCCGTCAGTCGTCCCCGGTCCGTCGCGCCCAGGCGTCCCAGGCGTCCCTGCTGTCCCTGCTGTCCCTGCTGTCCCTGCTGTCCCTGCTGTCCCTGGCGTCCCTGGCGTCCCTGGCGTCCCTGCCGTCCCTGGCGTCCCGGCGCGCTGCCGTCCCTGCCGTCCCTGGCGTCCCTGCCGTCCCTGGCGTCCCGGCGCGCTGCCGTCCCTGCCGTCCCTGCCGTCCCTGCCGTCCCTGCTGTCCCTGCCGTCCCTGCTGTCCCTGCCGTCCCTGCTGTCCCTGCCGTCCCTGCCGCACCTTTGGCGAAAACCCGCGCCCTACCCCGGATACTGCTCCGCAACACCCTTCCCGTTCAATACACTTCGCCGCACCACATACCACCACACGCCCCGAAAGTGCCAAAACGGTATCGCCCGCACATGCGCCACCTGCCGCGCAATAGCCTCCACGATCTGCGCCGCCGTCGATTCCGCGCGATCAACAATCGTCAGATGAAACCGCTCATGCAGGTGAATAAGGCCCGACTCGTGCCGCTCAAAAATCGCGTCCAGATCGGCCCCGTGAAACGCCTGCACGTAGAAGCCCGGAGGTGAAGGCAAAAAAACCGAGTCCTTCGTGTTCGACGTCGTCAGCCCCGCGCCCTCCTGCAAGTTCGTCACGAACTCCCAGTACGTCACCTTCTCCGCCGTATACGCCACCAGAAACGTCTTCCGGTAGCGGCTCTTCCACACGCGAATCCGCACCGGATTCGGGCCGAGCGCCCCATGAAAATCCGCCGCGAGGTCCGGCTCAAAATCATTCGCCTCCGCCCAGGCCGCCGCCGTCGCCTCGTGCGCGTTGTACGGCAAGGTTTCATGCCCGCCCGGAATCATCTCCAGCAGTTCATCCGCCCGGCGCAATTTCAACACGCTGAGCACCATCGTGAGATTAATAAGCGCGCAGACCGCCAGCAGCGCCGCCAGCCCGTAAAGCACGATTGTCATGAGGAATCTCCCAATCCGATCCCGAACCCACATCCAGCCAACACAACCACCATGGTAATCCAACCCGCCCCCACACACAACACACCATGGGAACTCGCTCCCGCGACACCAACCACCCACGCCGCGAAAGCGCCCCACCCGCCCCAGGATCGCGGGCGCCTGCTCCGAGATTTCAAAGGGAGCCACGGGTGCCACGTTCAAGCTCCGCGGCACCGCCGCGAAGGCTTGAGCGTGCGAGACTCCAGGAGTGCGCCAACAGTCAGGGGCAGTATTTCATCCTTAATGGGTGACGCGAAGCGTCATGAAAGGCTACTCTGAAATTCCAAAAGGAGCCACGGGTGCCACGTTCAAGCTCCGCGGCTCCGCCGCGAAGGCTTGAGCGTGCGAGACTCCAGGAGTGCGCAATCAGTCAGGCGCCGTAATTCATCCTTAATGGGTGACGCGAAGCGTTATGAAAGGCTGTACCCCTATAGGGACTGCGGCGCCCCATTACCTCGGATACGAGCAGCCCGCGCGGGACCGAAAGCGCGCGCATCAAAACCGCTACACCGGCAACCGGCGCGGCTGTCCCGTCGCCCCCCAAAAAGCCCAGGGGGACTGGCTCCCGCGACACCAACCACCCACGCCGCGAAAGCGCCCCAGCCGCCCCAGGATCGCGGGTGCCTGTACCCCCAAAAGCCAAAAGCAAAAGATTAAGCGTTTTTCATGGACAGAAGACGGGATATACTGGATTCGTACCGCGCATGACAAATAGTGACAAAAATCCGTCGCGCCCGCCACCCGGATCCAAA is a window from the Candidatus Hydrogenedentota bacterium genome containing:
- a CDS encoding DUF4838 domain-containing protein produces the protein MKPATILLAMLAATLYSTHASHAAGIPAATFNTATIAVADDAIPSEMFAAEEFQRLWESCTGLKLPIAASPATGQPAILIGPGAAPDIDTAALGDEGLHIRVEPQTIAITGGRPRGTLYGVYEFFERYLGVRFLTGDHTHIPEDAASRALETGDFTFTPPFSFRWSYYGEINQNPPFAAIKRVNTVPKAERLGGKTPQNLINHTFYRLCPAEKFGQDHPEYFALVDGERKLQMHGGGPELCLTNPGVLDVVTEAVLADLEAAPHLRNYSVSQNDNDAYCRCDNCEAINQREGTPMGTYLAFVNAVAERIEPRFPDTKIGTLAYWHTRKPPKTIRPRHNVQIQLCSIECCTLHPINDPNCPKNREFCDDLANWKAICNDIWIWNYNTNFASYDLPFPNLRVIGPNVDYFLNNNVHGLFMQAAGNCMSAELSDLRNYVITHTIWNPAEGGWARVEEFCNLHYGPAARPILDYLTYLHDNAEARGVHPECFPTGLEVGLDQDVALKALDYFKRAMALAPDDATRARVEKASLSAYKALVATSGSTRYEDGMCYLDIPAEYGTLIDDYIALGRKHGLTMARETVTAEDFFNEIKGMTQGFPAVQLENPVWRVTVLPGENGKLAAMLHKPSGRDVAFPRGRMFNRHRAMEEWGILGFTDKDLFEFHAEKTGNGVTMTAGIDGRMAIERRIEFDPANPDRVLFRTRITHQGAEPADYQVWVHPEYDSDSTSDDENVLAAYINNGGWRLVNTEYKIDRGSNDALLQNPDGGFAFYNHEKNFGVIQTFNPAQIQRAKLFWHPSRSQVNLELYTTVKKLNQGESLEYGYEIACLQAPPR